The following coding sequences lie in one Sorghum bicolor cultivar BTx623 chromosome 6, Sorghum_bicolor_NCBIv3, whole genome shotgun sequence genomic window:
- the LOC8079603 gene encoding protein TIFY 3 — MRRSLYTYTRAAREPSPFLAAAPLFAPFSIPESFPTPIPSGGKRRREREELQVGEMDLLERNIKKGDTTEEEKARKEDERKEEEEVGERKTKTQDQEPQPQGQVLSLSLANGSARSGMLPMANPSANPAQLTIFYGGSVCVYDSVPPEKAQAIMLIAAAAAAAAATKGSAATAVKPPMMPAATVAPAAVVSPVLTRSPSLQSTSVANGQPQVVADPSSICKLQADLPIARRHSLQRFLEKRRDRIVSKAPYSPAKSSDGMESPGMEVTAEGKTQ, encoded by the exons ATGCGCCGTTCGCTGTACACATACACCCGCGCCGCGCGGGAGCCCTCGCCCTTTCTCGCCGCCGCCCCTCTGTTTGCCCCATTTTCTATTCCCGAGTCCTTCCCAACTCCCATCCCAAGCGGCGGAAAgagaaggagagagagagaggagttgCAAGTTGGTGAGATGGATCTGTTGGAGCGGAACATTAAGAAGGGGGACACgacggaggaggagaaggcgcgCAAGGAAGACGAgcggaaggaggaggaggaagtcgGTGAGAGGAAGACGAAGACCCAGGACCAGGAGCCGCAGCCGCAAGGCCAAGTCCTCAGCCTCTCGCTCGCCAACGGCAGCGCCAG GTCTGGAATGTTGCCGATGGCGAACCCGTCAGCTAATCCTGCACAGCTTACGATTTTCTATGGTGGATCAGTATGTGTGTATGACTCAGTGCCTCCAGAAAAG GCTCAAGCAATCATGCTTATagctgcagctgcagcggcTGCGGCAGCCACCAAAGGCAGTGCTGCCACTGCTGTTAAGCCTCCTATGATGCCTGCAGCCACTGTTGCCCCAGCAGCAGTTGTTTCTCCTGTGCTTACAAGGTCTCCATCACTGCAGAGCACTTCTGTAGCAAATGGGCAACCTCAGGTTGTTGCTGACCCTAGCTCAATATGCAAACTTCAGGCTG ATCTCCCCATTGCCAGGAGGCACTCTCTTCAGCGCTTCCTTGAGAAACGCCGTGACAG GATCGTGAGCAAAGCTCCCTACAGCCCCGCCAAGTCGTCCGACGGCATGGAGTCACCGGGGATGGAGGTGACTGCGGAGGGCAAGACCCAGTAA
- the LOC8068500 gene encoding protein FATTY ACID EXPORT 7, with amino-acid sequence MALALATTPLTHLAVAPLPISGSQSSLLLLPRRASHAPVSLSLPLRSRLIAAVATKEEPELGGGGSGGDDGAGGSGGGGGSDPKEGGQEGEGEEEKMEQGLSLSQKLTLAYAALVGAGGVMGYMKSGSQKSLAAGGISALVLYFVHTQLPVRPVFASSIGLGIAAALLSVMGSRFKKSGKIFPAGVVSLVSLVMVGGYFHGILRSSHA; translated from the exons ATGGCCCTCGCGCTCGCCACGACCCCACTCACGCACCTCGCCGTTGCGCCGCTCCCGATCTCCGGCTCCCAGTcctcgctgctgctgctcccgCGCCGCGCGTCGCACGCCCccgtctctctctccctccccctcCGGTCCCGCCTCATCGCGGCCGTCGCGACCAAGGAGGAACccgagctcggcggcggcggatcaGGAGGCGACGACGGTGCGGgagggagcggcggcggcggcggaagcgACCCGAAGGAAGGAGGGcaggaaggggaaggggaggaAGAGAAGATGGAGCAGGGCCTGTCCTTGTCGCAGAAACTCACTCTCGCCTACGCCGCGCTCGTCGGAG CCGGTGGTGTAATGGGATATATGAAGAGTGGAAGCCAGAAATCCTTGGCTGCAGGAGGCATATCAGCCCTGGTTCTGTACTTCGTCCATACTCAACTCCCAGTGCGACCTGTCTTTGCATCGTCGATCGGTTTAG GTATAGCGGCTGCGCTTCTGTCAGTGATGGGGTCGCGCTTCAAGAAGTCCGGGAAGATATTCCCAGCTGGTGTCGTGTCCCTTGTATCCCTGGTCATGGTCGGAGGCTACTTCCACGGGATCCTTCGTAGCTCGCACGCGTGA